A genomic stretch from Sinorhizobium terangae includes:
- a CDS encoding VOC family protein, producing MAVRRIVPNFQTSDPPRARAFYADLLGLEVVMDHGWILTFAAKGGSAMPQVSFAIEGGSGTPVPALSIEVDDVDEVYRSAKHAGTEIVYDITDEPWGVRRFFLRDPFGNIVNILSHSAELKSRPA from the coding sequence ATGGCAGTCCGACGCATCGTGCCCAATTTTCAGACATCCGATCCGCCGCGTGCGCGCGCTTTTTATGCCGATCTGCTCGGTCTCGAGGTGGTGATGGATCATGGCTGGATCCTCACCTTCGCAGCGAAGGGCGGCTCCGCCATGCCGCAGGTGAGCTTCGCCATCGAAGGCGGCTCGGGAACGCCGGTGCCGGCGCTCTCGATCGAAGTGGATGACGTGGACGAGGTCTATCGGAGCGCGAAGCACGCCGGTACGGAGATCGTCTACGATATCACCGATGAGCCTTGGGGTGTGCGGCGGTTCTTTCTACGCGACCCGTTCGGCAACATCGTCAATATCCTTTCGCATTCAGCGGAGCTCAAATCGCGCCCCGCCTAG
- a CDS encoding TetR/AcrR family transcriptional regulator, with protein MTASSSTRDRIVSAAAKLFYAEGIRAVSVEALAEAAGVTKRTLYYHFDSKDDLIAAYLDGRDQPNLTLFQKWFAETEGDVATKVEGIFRNLARAARHPKWKGCGFLRTSAELANMPGHPAMRIGAAHKKKFENWLRQSLEVEGIDGAGVLARQVLLLLDGSFAVVLLHRDPSYMEAAGMAAASLIRSALSNR; from the coding sequence ATGACAGCCTCTTCCTCCACCCGCGACCGTATTGTTTCCGCCGCAGCCAAGCTTTTCTATGCGGAGGGCATCCGCGCCGTCAGCGTCGAGGCGCTGGCGGAAGCAGCCGGCGTGACGAAGCGCACGCTCTATTATCATTTCGACAGCAAGGACGATCTGATTGCTGCCTATCTCGACGGCCGCGATCAGCCGAACCTCACGCTCTTCCAGAAATGGTTTGCCGAGACCGAGGGCGATGTGGCGACAAAGGTGGAGGGTATCTTTCGCAACCTCGCCCGCGCCGCCCGACACCCGAAATGGAAGGGCTGCGGCTTCCTGCGCACCTCCGCCGAACTGGCGAATATGCCGGGGCATCCCGCGATGCGCATCGGGGCAGCGCATAAGAAGAAATTCGAGAACTGGCTACGCCAGAGCCTCGAAGTGGAGGGGATAGACGGCGCAGGCGTACTTGCGCGTCAGGTTCTACTGCTCCTCGACGGCAGCTTTGCCGTCGTTTTGCTCCATCGCGATCCGAGCTATATGGAGGCAGCGGGAATGGCGGCGGCATCGCTGATCAGAAGCGCGCTGTCCAACCGGTGA
- a CDS encoding DUF1772 domain-containing protein: protein MLALIPALAFAAVIGSGLMAGLFFIFSVCIMQALSRLPPEQGIAAMNAINDVIQNPLFLTTFMGTALLGLILVGAAFFTGGQGSWLLAAGGLVYVVGTLLVTIVFNVPLNDALAAASGEAAQEIWQKRYLTDWVWWNHVRTFASIGALALFVLGFARS from the coding sequence ATGCTTGCCCTGATTCCCGCTTTGGCTTTCGCCGCCGTCATCGGTTCCGGCCTGATGGCCGGTCTGTTCTTCATCTTCTCGGTCTGCATCATGCAGGCCCTGTCGCGGTTGCCGCCCGAGCAAGGGATTGCCGCGATGAACGCCATCAACGATGTGATCCAGAATCCGCTCTTTCTCACGACTTTCATGGGAACGGCACTTCTCGGGCTGATTCTCGTCGGCGCTGCCTTCTTTACTGGAGGGCAGGGTAGCTGGCTGCTTGCGGCCGGCGGCCTTGTCTATGTCGTCGGAACGTTGCTGGTGACGATCGTCTTCAATGTGCCGTTGAACGATGCGCTTGCGGCAGCCTCAGGGGAGGCCGCTCAAGAGATCTGGCAGAAGCGGTACCTGACGGATTGGGTCTGGTGGAACCACGTCCGGACATTCGCCTCGATCGGAGCGCTGGCACTGTTCGTGCTAGGCTTCGCGCGGAGCTAG
- a CDS encoding TetR/AcrR family transcriptional regulator translates to MIEEQTPGVGPTEEQPGLRRTPSQKRSRERVEHILSCATRLIEKKGSDAMRMSEVAEMAGISIGSLYQYFPDKAAIVSTLAERYNAASRDCIANEFAKITTLAELRSAFSVLFDTYYDMFLAEPVMRDIWSAMQADKTLREIELAESRANGRLLAETWARVQPETPRKRIEDAAFLIMHLGECTMRLAVSVDNPQGDRIVAAYKHMILREFVADATGEAASSIDIARDRS, encoded by the coding sequence ATGATTGAAGAGCAAACTCCGGGCGTGGGGCCAACGGAAGAGCAACCAGGCCTTCGCCGCACGCCGAGCCAGAAGCGCAGCCGCGAGCGCGTCGAGCATATCCTCTCCTGCGCCACCAGGCTGATCGAGAAAAAAGGCAGCGACGCCATGCGCATGAGCGAGGTCGCGGAGATGGCCGGCATCTCCATCGGCTCACTCTACCAGTATTTTCCCGACAAGGCGGCGATCGTGAGCACCCTTGCCGAACGCTACAATGCCGCCAGCCGGGACTGTATCGCGAACGAGTTCGCCAAAATCACCACGCTCGCCGAATTGCGCAGCGCCTTTTCGGTGCTCTTCGACACCTACTACGATATGTTTCTCGCCGAGCCGGTGATGCGCGACATCTGGTCGGCGATGCAGGCGGACAAGACCCTGCGCGAAATCGAACTCGCCGAAAGCCGGGCAAATGGACGCTTGCTTGCCGAAACCTGGGCAAGGGTTCAGCCGGAAACGCCACGCAAAAGAATCGAAGATGCCGCCTTCCTCATCATGCATCTTGGTGAATGCACGATGCGGCTCGCAGTCTCGGTCGACAATCCCCAGGGCGACCGCATCGTCGCGGCCTATAAGCACATGATCCTTCGTGAATTTGTCGCGGATGCAACGGGAGAAGCCGCAAGTTCAATTGACATCGCCCGCGACCGATCCTAA
- a CDS encoding CbtB domain-containing protein, which translates to MATSTASSISLSLNDRLVAGISALLIGAFLVFGAGLANSAVLHDTAHDTRHSYGFPCH; encoded by the coding sequence ATGGCTACGTCTACAGCTTCGAGCATTTCGCTCTCCCTTAACGATCGTCTGGTCGCGGGCATCTCCGCCCTGTTGATCGGCGCCTTCCTCGTCTTCGGTGCAGGCCTCGCGAATTCGGCCGTTCTGCACGATACGGCGCACGACACCCGCCATTCCTACGGCTTCCCCTGCCACTGA
- a CDS encoding CbtA family protein — translation MIVKTLLAAIVAGLIAGVFMTAAQEMRVVPLILHAEEYEGEAPAADQPATQEPAAAGHDQHSSLNSTSPLGALASALSPVTPAYAHEHEGDHEEGGIMFGLSRFSGTLLANLVTGAGFSLLLAGVSLVIGSPITLANGAAWGAFGWLAVHLLPAIGLPPELPGFPAAELGDRQVWWAATVLFSAVGLYLLALRPELVAKIAGLVLIAAPQVYGAPQPLDISSNVPAVLGAEFAVAALATTLAFWLVLGVVSGFINDRFVKAH, via the coding sequence ATGATCGTCAAGACACTTCTGGCCGCGATCGTGGCCGGGCTGATTGCCGGCGTCTTCATGACCGCCGCACAGGAAATGCGCGTCGTGCCGCTGATCCTGCACGCCGAAGAATACGAGGGCGAAGCGCCGGCAGCGGATCAGCCGGCAACGCAGGAGCCTGCAGCCGCGGGCCACGACCAGCATTCGTCGCTGAACAGCACTTCGCCGCTGGGCGCGCTTGCTTCCGCGCTCTCGCCGGTCACGCCGGCCTATGCGCATGAGCATGAGGGCGATCACGAGGAAGGCGGCATCATGTTCGGCCTGAGCCGTTTCTCCGGCACGCTTCTCGCCAATCTCGTGACGGGCGCCGGATTTTCTCTGCTGCTTGCCGGCGTCAGCCTTGTGATCGGCTCTCCGATCACGCTCGCGAACGGGGCGGCCTGGGGCGCTTTCGGATGGCTTGCCGTCCACCTGCTGCCGGCGATCGGCCTTCCGCCCGAACTACCGGGCTTCCCCGCGGCCGAACTCGGCGACCGGCAGGTCTGGTGGGCCGCGACGGTGCTGTTTTCGGCGGTTGGCCTCTACCTGCTGGCGCTGCGCCCTGAACTGGTCGCCAAGATCGCGGGTCTCGTGCTCATTGCCGCACCGCAGGTCTACGGCGCACCGCAGCCGCTCGACATCTCCAGCAACGTACCCGCCGTCCTCGGCGCCGAGTTCGCCGTCGCCGCGCTCGCGACCACGCTTGCCTTCTGGCTCGTGCTAGGGGTGGTTTCCGGCTTCATCAACGACCGGTTCGTCAAGGCGCATTAA
- a CDS encoding IucA/IucC family C-terminal-domain containing protein, whose translation MENARKLKMGDAAGEGEARAAVAWLDAAFPEVACSLTPDEDMQVPSAFWAEGSAGVETCLSYQERFGAGMDNKVRAAHLIAFYSHQLSLAAAAIYLYSGRIPDVTGLRFEHYAPPLKAGAVDARRFHFCMQLSEVSASDPGDPERLFHNRFVAHLRPVIALLKRRCGLSLRAQWRLAADSLAGAFLEVGRRCGTEEEAIAQALAIVKRAGSPLHSEALCYERIKATGEGGKELSRTYRMRGGCCLYYRTDGGSYCDSCVLLEPEARRERLRAHLLETARDRTG comes from the coding sequence ATGGAGAATGCGCGGAAGCTGAAGATGGGAGACGCCGCAGGCGAAGGAGAGGCGAGGGCCGCCGTCGCTTGGCTCGACGCCGCGTTTCCCGAGGTTGCCTGCTCGCTAACCCCGGACGAGGACATGCAAGTTCCGTCGGCATTCTGGGCCGAGGGATCGGCCGGCGTCGAGACCTGTCTTTCCTATCAGGAGCGCTTCGGCGCGGGCATGGACAACAAGGTGCGGGCGGCGCATCTTATCGCCTTTTATAGCCATCAACTCAGCCTCGCCGCCGCCGCCATCTATCTCTACAGCGGCCGTATTCCAGACGTCACAGGGTTACGCTTCGAGCACTACGCGCCTCCGCTCAAGGCGGGCGCCGTCGACGCGCGACGGTTTCATTTCTGCATGCAACTCAGCGAAGTCTCCGCCAGCGACCCCGGGGATCCCGAAAGGCTTTTTCACAATCGCTTTGTCGCTCATCTGAGGCCGGTCATCGCACTCTTGAAGCGGCGCTGCGGCCTGTCGCTGCGGGCGCAGTGGCGGCTTGCTGCCGACAGTCTGGCAGGTGCCTTTCTCGAAGTCGGACGACGGTGCGGAACCGAGGAGGAGGCGATCGCGCAGGCGCTGGCGATCGTCAAGCGCGCCGGGTCTCCGCTCCACTCCGAGGCGCTTTGCTACGAGAGGATCAAAGCCACAGGGGAGGGCGGGAAAGAACTTTCGCGGACCTACAGGATGCGCGGCGGGTGCTGCCTCTATTATCGCACCGACGGCGGCAGCTATTGCGACAGCTGCGTGTTGCTTGAGCCGGAGGCCCGTCGCGAACGGCTGCGGGCGCATTTGCTTGAGACTGCTCGCGATCGAACGGGGTGA
- a CDS encoding glucoamylase family protein, which translates to MLQSTSNRDIVGIDRLQRAAFGYFRRYSDAGTGLVADTSREGSPSSIAATGFGLACYPVAVERGWISRGDAARRVLTVLRFLATGRQASDARATGYRGLYYHFLDMRTGERTWNCELSTIDSALLFAGVLTATAYFSERRRDEIEIRSLSERLFERADWAWALNRGDTLAMGWRPPGRFLRYRWRGYSEALLLYVLALAAPRHAIAPGSYDAFTAAHEWLPIGDTRHLHAGALFIHLFPHAWIDFREIRDAGMRKTASDYFENTRRAIVLQRTHAEENPGGFAGYSRDLWGFSACHAPKGRLRLRDGRWQRMLGYAARGAPFGVDDGTLVPWAPLACLPFEPEASLESLGHLLTRYPALLTDDRLPGGFNPSLPGEGAEGWIDDRIVGLDQGLSVMMIENWRSGLLWDITRSIPAFGRGLRRAGFEGGWLLADGPQV; encoded by the coding sequence ATGCTTCAATCCACCTCTAATAGGGACATTGTGGGGATCGATCGCCTGCAGCGCGCCGCGTTTGGCTATTTTCGCCGGTATTCCGATGCCGGGACAGGTCTCGTCGCGGACACATCGCGCGAGGGATCGCCGTCGAGCATCGCCGCCACAGGCTTCGGGCTGGCCTGCTATCCGGTCGCTGTCGAGCGTGGTTGGATCAGCCGTGGAGATGCTGCGCGTCGTGTGCTGACGGTTTTGCGTTTTCTCGCGACGGGCAGACAGGCAAGCGACGCACGCGCCACCGGCTACCGTGGCCTCTACTATCATTTTCTCGACATGCGCACCGGCGAGCGCACCTGGAACTGTGAGCTTTCGACCATCGACAGCGCTCTGCTCTTTGCCGGCGTGCTGACGGCGACTGCCTATTTCTCCGAGCGCAGGCGGGACGAGATCGAAATCCGCAGCCTTTCCGAACGGCTCTTCGAGCGGGCGGACTGGGCATGGGCGCTCAATCGCGGCGACACGCTGGCGATGGGCTGGCGGCCGCCCGGCCGGTTTCTCAGGTATCGCTGGCGCGGATACAGCGAGGCGCTGTTGCTATATGTGCTGGCGCTGGCCGCGCCGCGCCACGCAATTGCACCCGGGAGCTACGATGCCTTCACCGCGGCCCATGAATGGCTCCCGATCGGCGACACGCGGCATCTTCACGCGGGTGCGCTTTTCATCCACCTCTTTCCCCACGCCTGGATCGATTTTCGCGAGATTCGCGATGCGGGGATGCGCAAGACGGCGAGCGACTATTTCGAGAACACCCGTCGGGCGATCGTGCTTCAGCGCACGCATGCAGAGGAAAATCCAGGCGGCTTTGCCGGCTATAGCCGCGATCTCTGGGGCTTCAGCGCCTGCCATGCGCCGAAAGGGCGGTTACGGCTTCGTGACGGGCGCTGGCAAAGGATGCTCGGCTATGCGGCGCGCGGCGCGCCCTTCGGCGTCGACGACGGGACGCTGGTGCCTTGGGCACCGCTCGCCTGCCTGCCCTTCGAGCCGGAGGCCAGCCTTGAAAGCCTCGGCCATCTTCTCACCCGTTATCCGGCGCTGCTCACTGACGACCGCCTTCCAGGTGGCTTCAATCCGAGCCTGCCGGGTGAGGGCGCAGAGGGGTGGATCGATGACAGGATCGTCGGGCTTGACCAGGGCCTTTCGGTCATGATGATCGAGAACTGGAGAAGCGGATTGCTCTGGGATATCACACGCAGCATTCCTGCCTTTGGCCGAGGACTGCGCCGGGCCGGTTTCGAGGGTGGCTGGCTGTTGGCGGATGGTCCACAAGTCTAA
- a CDS encoding DUF1194 domain-containing protein, with protein MLSTLALILALSGSPIHSAAMQADVDVELVLAVDMSGSMDMEEARVQRSGYLQALRHPEFINAVKGGLIGRIAIGYFEWAGLVNEQSVVSWQVIDDAADAEAFAAKVEARPIGTRRGTSISNAILFGTNLIDSNAFSGARRVIDISGDGPNNTGPPVTPARDGAISRGIIINGLAILIRPSVSTGPLDQYYAQCVIGGPGSFVLPVHEPEDFAIAIRQKLILEVSGLPPPPTLQLTATTPGADCLIGEKLRPGFLDRIYPELDR; from the coding sequence ATGTTGAGCACGTTGGCATTGATCCTGGCCCTCAGTGGGAGTCCGATCCATTCGGCCGCCATGCAGGCGGATGTCGATGTGGAACTGGTGCTGGCCGTCGACATGTCCGGATCGATGGACATGGAGGAGGCACGGGTCCAGCGGTCCGGCTATCTCCAGGCGCTGCGGCATCCCGAATTCATCAACGCGGTCAAGGGCGGCCTGATCGGGCGGATCGCGATCGGCTATTTCGAGTGGGCGGGGCTTGTGAACGAGCAGTCGGTCGTCTCATGGCAGGTGATCGACGATGCCGCGGACGCCGAAGCCTTCGCCGCGAAGGTTGAGGCGCGTCCGATCGGCACGCGCCGCGGTACGTCGATCTCCAACGCGATCCTGTTCGGCACGAACCTGATCGATTCCAACGCCTTTTCGGGCGCACGCCGGGTGATAGACATTTCCGGCGACGGGCCGAACAATACCGGCCCGCCAGTCACACCCGCCCGCGACGGCGCCATATCTCGCGGCATCATCATCAACGGGCTTGCGATCCTCATTCGGCCCTCGGTCTCGACCGGGCCACTCGACCAGTACTACGCGCAATGCGTCATTGGCGGACCGGGATCCTTCGTACTTCCAGTCCATGAACCAGAGGATTTCGCGATCGCGATCCGCCAGAAACTGATCCTGGAAGTGAGCGGCCTGCCCCCGCCGCCCACCCTGCAGCTCACGGCCACGACGCCCGGTGCCGACTGCCTGATCGGCGAAAAGCTCAGGCCGGGATTTCTCGATCGGATCTATCCCGAACTCGATCGATAA
- a CDS encoding SDR family NAD(P)-dependent oxidoreductase — MKLIDQVAVVTGAGRNIGEATAKLLAKEGASIAVTDIDAERAGRVAEEIRAAGGKAEVFLANVADEEGVISLVKDVTERFGKVDILVNNVAISDNKHVLDVTKEEWDRVIAVTLTGTFLMSKYFAQQMVAQGHGGNIVNVGSTSGFYGRPRAVAYTAAKAGVTNLSRSLAIQLAKHKIRVNCVVPNKIGSPVGKDTFDPNRPVVNLRDRPGVPDDLARAILFLVSPDSDFIDGTTLFVDGGVSALMPGSE, encoded by the coding sequence ATGAAACTGATCGATCAAGTGGCGGTCGTTACCGGCGCTGGCCGGAATATCGGCGAGGCAACGGCGAAGCTTCTGGCAAAGGAGGGCGCGAGCATCGCCGTGACCGACATCGACGCCGAGCGCGCCGGACGCGTCGCGGAGGAGATCCGAGCTGCAGGCGGCAAGGCCGAGGTGTTCCTCGCCAACGTTGCCGACGAAGAAGGCGTGATTTCGCTCGTCAAGGATGTCACCGAGCGCTTCGGCAAGGTCGATATCCTCGTCAACAACGTCGCCATCAGCGACAACAAGCACGTTCTCGACGTGACGAAGGAGGAATGGGACCGGGTAATCGCCGTGACGCTGACTGGCACGTTCCTGATGAGCAAATATTTCGCCCAGCAGATGGTGGCGCAGGGGCACGGCGGCAACATCGTCAATGTCGGCTCGACCTCGGGCTTTTACGGACGCCCGCGCGCCGTCGCCTACACGGCTGCCAAGGCAGGTGTCACCAATCTGTCGCGCTCGCTGGCTATCCAGCTCGCCAAGCACAAGATCCGTGTCAACTGCGTGGTGCCGAACAAGATCGGTTCGCCCGTCGGAAAGGATACGTTCGATCCGAATCGGCCGGTCGTAAACCTGCGCGATCGGCCCGGTGTTCCGGACGATCTCGCCCGCGCCATCCTGTTCCTGGTCTCCCCCGATTCCGACTTCATCGACGGCACAACACTTTTCGTCGACGGCGGCGTTTCCGCGCTGATGCCCGGCAGCGAATAA
- a CDS encoding ABC transporter permease → MTSVTEEREIPRPRKSEFAIYELLVRHENALLGSFTMIVALLLWEAVVRLDLVNPLFTSSPSRIIATGYAMFADGSIYPHLAISGLELVVGYGLAIIVGVPLGILMGWYRRFDAAFDPIISALYATPRIALLPLIMIWFGIGLGSKFAIIFLSAVFPILINTTAGVQTVERDYIKVARSFGANDRQMFLTVAFPAAVPFLLTGLRLGLGHALIGIVVGEMYSAQAGVGYLISVAGATFQTDRVMFGIILIAAAGVVLTNILRMIERRFDRWRPDNKL, encoded by the coding sequence ATGACATCCGTTACCGAAGAACGAGAAATCCCAAGGCCGCGCAAGTCGGAATTCGCCATCTACGAATTGCTGGTGCGCCACGAGAACGCGCTTCTCGGCAGCTTCACCATGATCGTGGCACTGCTGCTCTGGGAGGCGGTCGTCCGCCTCGACCTGGTCAATCCGCTTTTCACCAGTTCGCCGAGCCGCATCATCGCAACCGGTTATGCGATGTTCGCCGACGGCAGCATCTATCCGCACCTCGCCATCAGCGGACTGGAACTGGTTGTCGGCTATGGGCTGGCGATCATTGTCGGTGTGCCGCTCGGCATCCTGATGGGCTGGTACCGCCGCTTCGACGCCGCTTTCGACCCGATCATTTCGGCGCTCTACGCGACACCACGCATCGCGCTGCTGCCGCTGATCATGATCTGGTTCGGCATCGGCCTCGGTTCGAAGTTCGCGATCATCTTTCTCAGCGCCGTATTTCCGATCCTCATCAACACGACCGCCGGCGTCCAGACCGTCGAACGCGACTACATCAAGGTGGCTCGGTCCTTCGGCGCGAACGACAGGCAGATGTTCCTGACTGTTGCCTTCCCGGCCGCCGTTCCATTCCTGCTGACGGGCTTGCGCCTCGGTCTCGGCCACGCGCTCATCGGCATCGTGGTTGGCGAGATGTACTCGGCACAGGCCGGGGTCGGCTATCTCATCTCCGTCGCCGGCGCCACCTTCCAGACCGACCGGGTCATGTTCGGCATCATCCTGATTGCCGCCGCGGGCGTCGTTCTCACCAACATCCTGAGGATGATCGAACGCCGCTTCGATCGGTGGCGACCGGACAACAAGCTCTAG
- a CDS encoding ABC transporter ATP-binding protein — MLQATPVKLKADSVKLNYYNDRTKRDLSVLDGIDFSVNEGELVSIVGPSGCGKSTFLAAVDGLVSIDGGRILIDEREVTKPGPDRGLVFQQDSLFPWRTVQRNVAYGLEIQKILSKDEIAARARKFVELVGLAGFEDSYPRELSGGMRQRVNIARALAVDPELLLLDEPFAALDAQTREFMQFELLRILDRAQKTGVFITHQIDEAIFLSNRVVVFSARPAKVKEIVEIDLPKERTLDLKHTPRFMEIFRHIWRLIEEESARMGLLRVH; from the coding sequence ATGTTGCAGGCAACGCCGGTCAAGCTGAAGGCCGATAGCGTCAAACTGAATTATTACAATGATCGCACCAAGCGCGATCTGAGTGTACTCGACGGCATCGACTTCAGCGTCAACGAGGGTGAACTCGTCAGCATCGTCGGCCCGAGTGGCTGCGGGAAATCGACTTTTCTCGCCGCCGTCGACGGCCTCGTCTCGATCGATGGCGGCAGAATCCTCATCGACGAACGCGAGGTGACGAAGCCGGGGCCGGATCGCGGCCTCGTCTTCCAGCAGGACTCCCTCTTTCCCTGGCGCACGGTCCAGCGCAACGTCGCCTACGGCTTGGAGATCCAGAAGATCCTGAGCAAGGACGAGATCGCCGCGCGTGCACGCAAGTTCGTCGAGCTCGTCGGGCTCGCCGGGTTCGAGGACAGCTATCCGCGCGAACTTTCCGGCGGCATGCGCCAGCGCGTCAACATCGCAAGGGCACTCGCCGTCGATCCGGAACTGCTGCTGCTCGACGAGCCCTTTGCGGCGCTCGACGCGCAGACGCGCGAATTCATGCAGTTCGAGCTGCTGCGCATTCTCGATCGGGCCCAGAAGACCGGCGTGTTCATCACCCACCAGATCGATGAGGCGATCTTCCTTTCCAACCGCGTCGTCGTGTTTTCCGCACGCCCGGCGAAGGTGAAGGAGATCGTCGAGATCGACCTGCCGAAGGAGCGCACGCTCGATCTGAAGCATACCCCGCGCTTCATGGAGATCTTCCGCCATATCTGGCGGCTGATCGAAGAGGAAAGTGCCCGCATGGGCCTTCTGCGCGTGCATTGA
- a CDS encoding ABC transporter substrate-binding protein: MKNLLKTVLAAGLSLIAGALSPAAADEALTKVNVAYDGFTMTSAPMQYTLAKGLFKKHGLDVNLIYVEGGSVLTQALVGGSIDIAQNGYTPSIAAAVAGADIAIIGSMANKLPFQLVVDSSIQNADQLRGKSIAISKFGSSTDTALKFALKSLGLEPTDVNILQLGGEGTRAAAYESHQVQGLMSQYPRTQEMVDAGSKMLVDVTEIVKDYPNTAYVTSRNYLSGNPDVVKRFFMAMGEGLHAFRANPQDAMEVTASFLKLEKGPSVEQAFRFYSEKVYPQDLRPSIPGVTAVLAELSKTLPAAASVKPESIVDTTTLDALDREGFFKALD; encoded by the coding sequence ATGAAAAATCTATTGAAGACCGTTTTGGCAGCGGGGTTGAGCCTCATTGCCGGCGCCCTGTCGCCGGCAGCGGCAGACGAAGCCCTTACCAAGGTGAATGTCGCCTATGACGGCTTCACCATGACGAGCGCGCCGATGCAGTACACGCTTGCCAAGGGCCTGTTCAAAAAGCACGGCCTGGACGTCAACCTCATCTATGTCGAGGGCGGTTCGGTGCTCACCCAGGCGCTCGTCGGCGGCTCGATCGACATCGCCCAGAACGGCTATACGCCGTCGATCGCGGCCGCCGTTGCCGGTGCCGATATCGCCATCATCGGCAGCATGGCCAACAAGCTGCCGTTCCAGCTTGTCGTCGATTCCTCGATCCAGAATGCCGATCAGCTGCGCGGCAAGAGCATCGCCATCAGCAAGTTCGGTTCGTCGACCGACACCGCCTTGAAGTTCGCGCTGAAGTCCCTCGGGCTCGAGCCGACGGATGTCAACATTCTTCAGCTCGGCGGCGAGGGAACTCGGGCGGCTGCCTATGAAAGCCATCAGGTCCAGGGGCTGATGTCGCAGTATCCGCGCACCCAGGAAATGGTCGATGCCGGCTCGAAGATGCTGGTGGACGTGACCGAGATCGTCAAGGATTACCCGAACACCGCCTATGTGACCTCGCGGAACTATCTTTCCGGGAACCCAGACGTCGTCAAGCGCTTCTTCATGGCGATGGGCGAGGGCCTGCACGCCTTCCGTGCCAATCCGCAGGACGCGATGGAGGTGACGGCTTCCTTCCTGAAGCTCGAGAAGGGGCCGTCGGTCGAACAGGCGTTCCGCTTCTATTCGGAGAAGGTGTACCCGCAGGATCTGCGTCCCTCGATTCCGGGTGTGACTGCGGTCCTGGCGGAGCTTTCGAAGACGCTGCCGGCTGCGGCCTCGGTGAAGCCGGAATCGATCGTCGACACAACCACGCTCGATGCGCTCGACCGCGAAGGCTTCTTCAAGGCGCTCGACTGA